The following proteins come from a genomic window of Rhodoligotrophos sp. CJ14:
- a CDS encoding DUF3618 domain-containing protein translates to MSMETERLAREAEQHRTHLDSTIDQLKSRLSVGQIVDEMWSYVREAKVPK, encoded by the coding sequence ATGAGCATGGAAACCGAACGACTGGCCCGTGAGGCCGAACAGCATAGGACCCACCTGGACAGCACCATAGATCAGCTCAAAAGCCGGCTATCGGTCGGGCAGATCGTCGATGAAATGTGGTCATATGTCCGCGAGGCCAAGGTGCCGAAATGA
- a CDS encoding phage holin family protein, which translates to MSVEPRASKSVPELFGDLMQEATELLRAEGRLIRAELSDKVTQVQIAGGSLAAGAICLLVALIVLAQALVIALAKMMEPGWAALIVGVVLALIGVALLYKGKKNLDPANLTPTRTAEQFRKDSKLVREQTQ; encoded by the coding sequence ATGTCCGTTGAGCCTCGCGCCAGTAAGAGCGTCCCTGAACTCTTCGGCGACCTCATGCAGGAGGCGACGGAGCTGCTGCGTGCAGAGGGACGGCTCATTCGGGCGGAGCTGTCGGACAAAGTCACTCAGGTTCAGATCGCCGGCGGGTCGCTGGCAGCGGGCGCTATCTGTCTGCTCGTCGCGCTCATCGTCCTGGCGCAGGCGCTGGTGATCGCGCTTGCCAAGATGATGGAACCGGGATGGGCCGCACTCATCGTGGGCGTGGTGCTCGCCCTGATCGGCGTTGCTCTTCTCTACAAGGGCAAGAAAAACCTCGATCCGGCAAATCTGACGCCTACACGGACCGCCGAACAGTTTCGCAAGGACAGCAAGCTCGTCAGGGAGCAAACGCAATGA
- a CDS encoding GGDEF domain-containing protein gives MQLDFLTLYVIILLNSLSLCTIWAGIVFAYRGLPGVNHWFVACVMTTAGGGLLALEGYGRAFTFGGIALVVAGFCLVWVGVRTFYGLRTDWRISVAITLVSLIAMSLAGQGRASQNVIYAAFQMIPLGLSLACLLRHGRWKLGATVAAIAMILALIGHGAETTENLLRLTGHLSTEAYYRVAAYNLLAVIFGGSVWNLGFLLMTIDRLRGKLAALANIDELTGLPNRRKLMAMANACMKRGLRIGQGFSILLIDVDRFKEINDTYGHAAGDAYLRLIGDIAARRAGPFGVLGRLSGDEFNAILPGLSEADARAVADDIQHMIAGQKLLWRGQAISTTVSIGVAEWRPEGGMSIDAIFEQADRALYRLKRGRHEAAERHARLERLG, from the coding sequence ATGCAGCTCGATTTTCTGACCCTCTACGTCATCATTCTTCTGAACTCACTGTCGCTCTGCACGATTTGGGCGGGCATCGTTTTTGCGTATCGTGGCTTGCCGGGCGTCAATCACTGGTTCGTGGCCTGCGTGATGACCACGGCAGGTGGCGGACTGCTTGCCCTTGAGGGCTATGGGCGGGCCTTCACTTTCGGCGGTATCGCCTTAGTGGTCGCCGGCTTCTGCCTCGTTTGGGTGGGTGTGCGGACCTTTTATGGTCTGCGAACGGATTGGCGTATATCGGTCGCCATCACGTTGGTCAGCCTGATCGCCATGTCCTTGGCGGGGCAGGGCAGGGCAAGCCAGAACGTGATCTATGCCGCATTCCAGATGATCCCGTTGGGCCTGAGCCTTGCTTGCCTTCTTCGACACGGGCGATGGAAACTGGGTGCGACCGTCGCCGCAATTGCGATGATCCTCGCTCTCATCGGACATGGCGCGGAAACCACCGAAAATCTGCTGCGGCTGACTGGTCACCTGTCGACGGAAGCCTATTATCGCGTTGCAGCCTACAATCTGCTGGCCGTCATTTTCGGGGGCAGCGTCTGGAATTTGGGCTTCCTCTTGATGACGATCGACCGGTTGCGCGGCAAACTGGCGGCGCTGGCCAATATCGACGAGCTGACCGGATTGCCGAACCGCCGCAAACTGATGGCCATGGCGAATGCCTGCATGAAGCGGGGACTACGCATTGGGCAGGGCTTCTCGATCCTGCTCATCGATGTCGACCGCTTCAAGGAGATCAACGATACCTATGGCCATGCGGCGGGAGATGCCTATCTGCGGCTGATCGGCGATATCGCCGCACGTCGCGCCGGCCCATTTGGAGTGCTGGGGCGGCTGAGCGGAGATGAGTTCAACGCGATCTTGCCGGGTTTGAGCGAGGCGGACGCCCGCGCTGTCGCCGACGACATCCAGCACATGATCGCCGGCCAGAAGCTGCTCTGGAGAGGGCAGGCAATCTCGACCACCGTAAGTATCGGCGTGGCGGAGTGGCGGCCCGAAGGCGGTATGAGCATCGACGCCATTTTCGAGCAAGCCGATCGCGCGCTCTACAGGCTCAAGCGAGGCCGTCACGAGGCGGCGGAGAGGCATGCGCGGCTGGAGCGGCTCGGTTGA